The Salmonirosea aquatica DNA window CTGGACCTACGGACTGTTGGTACCTATTGCAGGTTTCATAGGTGACCGATTCTCGCGCCGCAATATTGTCGCTTACTGTCTCTTATTCTGGTCTGTTGCCACTTTATTCACGGGTCTGTGCAGTACACTGGTACAATTCATTTTGTTGCGAGGCGTGGCCACAGGAGGCGGGGAGGCTTTCTACGCGCCTTCTGCCAATGCTTTGATTGGCGAAAATTACCCCAAAAACCGGGCCTTTGCGCTTTCCATTCATCAAACTGCCGTGTATTTTGGAATCATCATGAGCGGCCTGATCGCGGGCTACATCGGTGAGAACTACGGCTGGCAAAACGCTTTCTTTCTCTTCGGAAGCCTGGGCGTGGTGTTGTCAATAGTCGTCTTCCTGCGCATTCCGAAGGACAATCCACTCCTTCTGACGGCCAAAGAATCGCCCAGCGGCGCGGAACTGTGGGCCACCACGAAAATCATCCTCCGTAAGCCCACGGTAGTAATGCTCACGCTGGGTTTCGGATGCATGGTATTTGTCAACGTGGGGTTCCTCACCTGGATGCCTACGTTTCTAGTGGATAAATTCGGGCTGACTTTGACCGAAGCGGGATTTTCATCGCTTTTCTATCACCATGTCGGCGCTTTCCTCGGAGTCCTGTGGGGCGCCAGGTTGTCGGATCGCTACGCTACCCGGAACCCCAAAAGCCGATTGGTTGTCCAGAGCCTCGGGCTGCTGATCGGCGCTCCCTTTATTTATTTGATGAGCGTGAGCGCTACGCAGGCCGTGACATATTTTGCCCTGTTCCTTTTTGGCGTTTTCCGGGGCTGGTACGATTCCAATATTGTCGCCTCGCTCTACGAGGTAGTCTCCCCCAAAATTCGCGCGTCGGCCTATGGCCTGGTGTTGGCCTGCGCTTTTCTTATTGGAGCGACATCCCCCTACATACTTGGCGTGCTCAAACCCACATTGGGGCTTTCGGCTGGCCTGGCCAGTTTGTCGGTGATGTATGTACTCGGTGCGGCATGCATTGGAGCCGGAGCATGGTTTTTCTTCGACCGGGATAAGGAGACCGGTACCGCATGAAAGCAAAACTGCTACATGTAAACAACGGATATAATAGGTATTGATTTATTTAATTGATTATAAACTATTTAAAAAAAGAATAACATGAGTGTGGATCAGTATAAGAAAGAGGTCGGATTGATGAATCTGGAGAATTTGATCGAAGAGCGTGAAGGCATTTCCGGCACCACGTTCCCCATCCCCGGCAAAGAATTACTACAGCGTTTTGAACAGCTCTACACCGGAGCCGTCAATGATGTACTGCGTGAATTTTGTCTGCTGAATCAGGCATTGCCTGGTCATATTCTGCCGTTGCGCGAGTACAGGACCGTGGCTGGTTTTGCCTTTACCGTTAAAAGTGCGTCGAATGCCCTGATTCGGGGCGAAATGGAATTTCGCACCCAGATGCTCGAAGAAATGCACGAAGATGCGTTTGTAGTTTGGGACACTACCAATGACAGTAAAGCTACGCTCTGGGGTGGCGTAATGACGGCCACCGCCAAAGGCAAGAAAGTGAAAGCAGCATGCATTGACGGGGGCATCCGCGATACCCACCAGATTCTGGAGGCTGATTTTCCGTTGTTTTACAAGTATCGTATTTCGAACGGAAGTTTGGGTCGCTGCCTGATTACCCATTTTCAGGTCACGATTCAGGTGGGCGACGTAACCATTAAGCCTGGCGACGTTGTGTTGGGCGATATTGACGGTGTGCTGGTAGTTCCGCGTGAAATCGCATATGATGTATTGATGCGAGCCGAAGAAATTATCGCTAACGAAAAGATTATTTTCGGATGGGTTCAAGACGGGCAATCTATTAAAGAAATCACCGAAAAAGGCGGGTACTTCTGATTGCCTTACTCCCACGATATCCGGTTAATTACCGGCACTTTATTTCAGCCTGACTAAGGGTATACCCTGCCTGATGCATTACCTTATTGAGCTGTATTTCTGTTTATAGGGTGCTTCGTCAGGCAGGGCAATTGCGATTTATATCACCAAAAAATACAATAGCTCGGTCCAACCGGTTGAACCGGAAAAAACATCTGATTGACAGGACGGCAGACCGTTTGGGCTGACTCATATTGGCCACAAATATTCCATTCCGGGTCTTGTTCGCATCTATTGTCGGCCAGAGGTCAGCGCCAGAGAAGATTTATAAAGTGCGTTTTTGAAGTACATGTGCACGAACAGCCGTTTAGCGAAAAGTACTACGTGGTCAGCCAGCTTAATTTGCAACCATATATACAATTTCTTCTTCCAATGGTATCCTCAGAAGTACTTAAAAAAGCTTTATTATTTGTCCTGCTCATTTTCGGTTTTGAGGCGATCGCTCAAAAGGATTACACTGGTTTCGTGAGAGCAGTTTATAACGGGAAAGAAAGCACGGCCCTGAGCATTTATGACACTAGCCCAGAAAGTCCTGACGGTAAATACATTTGTTTCATTAGGTACCCCGCTATTGCACAAGGCGGGCATCTAGCCCCTCCCGTACGGGCAGAAGTAATGCTAAAAAATAGACAAACTGACGTTGTCATAAAGATTAAAGATATATCATGCAACAACCATAATGGGGCTAATGCACTTTGGATCAATGACTCTCTTATTGCATTTCAGGAGAGCTACTTTAAGGATTTTGAAATATATGATGTGAATTCCCGCACATCCGTATTCGGAAAAATTGCCGGAGAGTTAGGCCATAAATCGTTCGGAAATGTCCTTTTTTATTCCAAATGTAATGCCAGACTTTTGATACCCGACCCATCACGTACTCCGTATGATTTGGAGGAGGAAGGTATCTATGTCTTTGATTGCCTTTCGGGAAAAAGTACTCAGATTATTCAGCAATCAGAAGTTGTCACTGCTTTCATGAAGCAAAATGAAAAGGTCTCGGATTTTGAAACCAAAATCTTACATCTCGAGCCAAACGTTTTGAATGATAAAATCATGTTTGATTACCGCTATCGGAGTGA harbors:
- a CDS encoding spinster family MFS transporter, whose translation is MIETPKPATINQPVTRYKWELLALLWLAFFLNQADRQIFSVVLPLIRDDLGFTDAQLGLIASALIWTYGLLVPIAGFIGDRFSRRNIVAYCLLFWSVATLFTGLCSTLVQFILLRGVATGGGEAFYAPSANALIGENYPKNRAFALSIHQTAVYFGIIMSGLIAGYIGENYGWQNAFFLFGSLGVVLSIVVFLRIPKDNPLLLTAKESPSGAELWATTKIILRKPTVVMLTLGFGCMVFVNVGFLTWMPTFLVDKFGLTLTEAGFSSLFYHHVGAFLGVLWGARLSDRYATRNPKSRLVVQSLGLLIGAPFIYLMSVSATQAVTYFALFLFGVFRGWYDSNIVASLYEVVSPKIRASAYGLVLACAFLIGATSPYILGVLKPTLGLSAGLASLSVMYVLGAACIGAGAWFFFDRDKETGTA
- a CDS encoding RraA family protein; translated protein: MSVDQYKKEVGLMNLENLIEEREGISGTTFPIPGKELLQRFEQLYTGAVNDVLREFCLLNQALPGHILPLREYRTVAGFAFTVKSASNALIRGEMEFRTQMLEEMHEDAFVVWDTTNDSKATLWGGVMTATAKGKKVKAACIDGGIRDTHQILEADFPLFYKYRISNGSLGRCLITHFQVTIQVGDVTIKPGDVVLGDIDGVLVVPREIAYDVLMRAEEIIANEKIIFGWVQDGQSIKEITEKGGYF